In Promicromonospora sp. Populi, one genomic interval encodes:
- a CDS encoding M18 family aminopeptidase, whose translation MTAQTFPAQTAASAVPEEARAHAEALGAFIAAAPSSYHAAEEVARRAEAAGFTRLVEDAAWAITPGGRYAVVRDGSVIAFNVPDAAGPTTPFTIVGAHTDSTGFKLKPKPTTRGAGGWWQAGVEVYGGPLLNSWLDRELELAGRIVTHDGTEHLVRTGPMLRIPQLAIHLDRGVNDHGLTLDKQRHTQPVWGLGDAQSADILAALAADAGIDPASIGGYDVVLADTQPARAFGADQALFASARLDNLLSAHAGLTALLARAADAGTSRGVEMFAAFDHEEIGSASRSGAAGPFLEDVLVRIATSLGATAEERARAFAASLHVSSDVGHAVHPNYPERHDPANHPVAGGGPILKINANQRYATDAHGAAAWNAACATAGVPTQEFVSNNTLPCGSTIGPISATRLGIRTVDVGVPILSMHSARELTAVVDPWYLARAMKAVLAR comes from the coding sequence GTGACCGCCCAGACCTTCCCAGCCCAGACCGCAGCCTCCGCCGTCCCCGAGGAGGCCCGCGCCCACGCCGAGGCCCTGGGCGCGTTCATAGCGGCCGCGCCGTCGTCGTACCACGCGGCCGAGGAGGTGGCCCGGCGCGCGGAGGCGGCCGGCTTCACCCGGCTGGTGGAGGACGCCGCCTGGGCGATCACCCCGGGCGGGCGGTACGCAGTGGTCCGCGACGGTTCGGTCATCGCCTTCAACGTGCCCGACGCCGCCGGCCCCACCACACCCTTCACGATCGTCGGCGCCCACACCGACTCCACGGGCTTCAAGCTGAAGCCGAAGCCGACGACACGCGGCGCGGGCGGCTGGTGGCAGGCCGGGGTCGAGGTCTACGGCGGGCCGCTGCTCAACTCCTGGCTCGACCGCGAGCTCGAGCTGGCCGGCCGGATCGTCACGCACGACGGCACCGAGCACCTCGTGCGCACCGGCCCGATGCTGCGCATCCCCCAGCTCGCGATCCACCTGGACCGCGGCGTCAACGACCACGGCCTCACCCTCGACAAGCAGCGCCACACGCAGCCCGTCTGGGGGCTCGGGGACGCGCAGAGCGCCGATATCCTGGCGGCGCTCGCGGCGGACGCCGGCATCGACCCGGCGTCGATCGGCGGGTACGACGTCGTCCTGGCCGACACCCAGCCGGCCCGCGCCTTCGGTGCGGACCAGGCGCTGTTCGCCTCGGCCCGGCTGGACAACCTGCTGTCCGCCCACGCGGGCCTGACGGCGCTCCTCGCCCGGGCGGCGGACGCCGGGACCTCGAGAGGCGTCGAGATGTTCGCGGCCTTCGACCACGAGGAGATCGGCAGCGCGTCCCGCTCGGGCGCGGCCGGGCCGTTCCTCGAGGACGTGCTGGTCCGCATCGCCACCTCGCTGGGCGCCACCGCGGAGGAGCGGGCGCGGGCGTTCGCGGCCTCGCTGCACGTCTCGTCCGACGTCGGACATGCAGTGCACCCGAACTATCCCGAGCGGCACGACCCGGCCAACCACCCGGTGGCCGGCGGCGGTCCGATCCTCAAGATCAACGCGAACCAGCGGTACGCCACGGACGCGCACGGCGCGGCCGCGTGGAATGCGGCTTGCGCGACAGCCGGAGTGCCCACCCAGGAGTTCGTCTCCAACAACACATTGCCGTGCGGCTCCACTATCGGACCGATCTCGGCGACGCGTCTGGGTATCCGCACCGTGGACGTCGGGGTACCAATTTTGTCGATGCATTCGGCGCGTGAGCTCACTGCCGTCGTCGATCCGTGGTACCTGGCGCGGGCCATGAAGGCCGTCCTCGCCCGCTGA
- a CDS encoding RNA polymerase sigma factor, translated as MAHWEAELTELATRRGGALVGYAYSLCRNKAQAEDLVQDTLVDPDEYPAHVYDNERAGGRYELIALVADPAVNDVDNRDAFLVSDPVTVDLDSGGAPRPEFPPPSDDCSGAAYAGRDLVALGSPDGVRDMAARLLEAVTTCDERLVLELAGGNLGTVPAHENEDLSVDEIFALPESGGRTPYATIARLLTETQPVNTDAGFDRDSSGTWPRVTTFVKSEAAWQEAVDAGAVSAEQAAVDRAAGKYTGG; from the coding sequence ATGGCGCACTGGGAGGCAGAACTCACGGAGCTGGCGACGCGACGTGGTGGGGCGCTGGTCGGTTATGCGTACTCGTTGTGTCGCAACAAGGCGCAGGCTGAGGACCTGGTGCAGGACACGCTGGTGGATCCGGATGAATATCCCGCGCACGTCTACGACAACGAACGTGCCGGCGGGCGGTACGAGCTGATCGCGCTTGTTGCCGACCCCGCCGTGAACGACGTCGACAACAGGGACGCCTTCCTGGTCAGCGACCCGGTCACCGTCGACCTCGACAGCGGCGGGGCGCCGCGGCCGGAGTTCCCGCCACCGTCGGACGACTGCAGCGGGGCCGCGTACGCCGGGCGGGACCTCGTTGCGCTGGGATCCCCGGACGGGGTGCGGGATATGGCCGCGCGGCTCCTCGAGGCGGTTACCACCTGCGACGAGCGGCTGGTCCTGGAGCTGGCCGGCGGCAATCTGGGGACGGTGCCGGCACACGAGAACGAAGACCTGTCGGTCGACGAGATCTTTGCGCTCCCGGAGTCCGGTGGCCGCACCCCCTACGCGACGATCGCGCGGCTCCTGACCGAGACCCAGCCGGTCAACACGGACGCCGGGTTCGACCGCGATAGTTCCGGGACCTGGCCGCGGGTGACCACCTTCGTCAAGAGCGAGGCCGCATGGCAGGAGGCAGTCGATGCGGGGGCCGTCAGCGCGGAGCAGGCCGCCGTCGATCGTGCCGCCGGGAAGTACACCGGCGGCTGA
- a CDS encoding oxygenase MpaB family protein, with the protein MADTVDNPVDSRVDDAGPTTRSPYPARFRAAEARGARIGRPLRLFGGVRGVDEALLDRIGHAFFEEDDAGAALAAAMRLPAGAPGRVTHAQLRTALAGPSRGGTGRKIGPLHAGDGEIGPLHRDRSINGPISVQGTDLGAGPEQGTELGAQVPDALRGFLSEVTRVPDWVDWDLVETGAAVQRRLGQNASDVLLQLSLVGGYRFGGPTDLLVATGALTGDALRRLAETQEWTVGLSEPGALRAYAPAWRATVHVRVMHALVSASFAGPHGASPSYDGSSDESPSGVHQSGPTRWDVARWGLPINQADQAATLGLFDGALILGCRALGVRIPPSDSKALMHLWKWVGHLMGVHPDFLVDDEWARHHINYHVLLAQAGVSAAGPRLAQAVVAAQADRVYRGPSWWQPWRARLERERLLSMLTVFLGVRSMGELGLPLRPPWAHAYLLPLNTWRYRVLGRTRRGRERLERWGQRRTHAIVASYQSERP; encoded by the coding sequence ATGGCCGACACGGTGGACAACCCTGTGGACAGCCGGGTCGACGACGCCGGGCCAACCACCAGGTCGCCGTACCCGGCACGGTTCCGCGCCGCCGAGGCACGCGGGGCCCGGATCGGGCGCCCACTGCGCCTGTTCGGCGGCGTGCGCGGCGTGGACGAGGCACTCCTGGACCGGATCGGCCACGCCTTCTTCGAGGAGGACGACGCCGGGGCGGCGCTCGCCGCCGCGATGCGGCTGCCGGCCGGAGCGCCGGGGCGGGTGACGCACGCGCAGCTCCGGACGGCGCTCGCCGGTCCGTCGCGCGGGGGGACGGGGCGCAAGATCGGTCCGTTGCACGCTGGCGACGGCGAGATCGGTCCGTTGCACCGAGATCGGTCAATTAATGGACCGATCTCGGTGCAAGGGACCGATCTGGGCGCGGGACCTGAGCAAGGGACCGAACTCGGCGCGCAGGTGCCCGATGCGCTCCGGGGGTTCCTCAGCGAGGTCACCCGCGTGCCCGACTGGGTGGACTGGGACCTCGTCGAGACCGGCGCCGCAGTGCAACGCCGGCTCGGGCAGAACGCGAGCGACGTGCTGCTGCAGCTCTCACTCGTGGGCGGGTACCGGTTCGGCGGGCCCACCGATCTGCTCGTTGCGACCGGCGCGCTGACCGGTGATGCGCTGCGCCGGCTCGCCGAGACCCAGGAGTGGACGGTCGGGCTGTCCGAGCCCGGAGCGCTCCGGGCCTACGCCCCCGCCTGGCGAGCGACCGTGCACGTCCGGGTGATGCACGCGCTGGTCAGTGCATCGTTCGCGGGCCCGCACGGCGCAAGCCCGTCGTATGACGGCTCGTCCGACGAAAGCCCGTCCGGCGTCCATCAGTCCGGGCCGACCCGCTGGGACGTCGCCCGCTGGGGTCTGCCGATCAACCAGGCTGATCAGGCCGCGACGCTCGGGCTGTTCGACGGCGCCCTGATCCTCGGGTGCCGCGCGCTCGGGGTGCGCATCCCGCCGTCGGACAGCAAAGCCCTGATGCATCTGTGGAAGTGGGTGGGGCACCTGATGGGGGTGCACCCGGACTTCCTGGTCGACGACGAGTGGGCGCGGCACCACATCAACTATCACGTGCTGCTCGCGCAGGCCGGGGTCTCGGCCGCGGGGCCGCGCCTGGCCCAGGCGGTGGTCGCCGCGCAGGCCGACCGGGTCTACCGCGGGCCGTCCTGGTGGCAGCCGTGGCGGGCGCGGTTGGAACGGGAGCGGCTGCTGTCGATGCTCACGGTGTTTCTCGGGGTGCGCAGCATGGGCGAGCTCGGCTTGCCGCTGCGCCCGCCGTGGGCGCACGCGTACCTGCTGCCGCTCAACACGTGGCGGTACCGCGTGCTGGGTCGCACTCGGCGTGGCCGGGAACGGCTCGAACGCTGGGGCCAACGTCGGACCCACGCGATCGTGGCGAGCTACCAGTCAGAACGGCCCTGA
- a CDS encoding RNA polymerase sigma factor yields MAQWETELTELATRRGGALVGYAYSLCRNRAQAEDLVQDALVKVYSRLRRQPGMVDGERQVVDLDQPRLTNAEAYVRRAILTIYLDGYRRQGSWSGLQHLLADDEWSPGADRVATARVDVGVALAQLSPRQREAVVLRFFEDMTVPQIAVALGTRPGTIKRYLSNAIDLLRSSLAEISVPAVETDLEGRLDTMAGAVRRRRAAKVGAVAGVSMVLAIALVWGAFAVRPWIRSEPLPADDRIEYTPGYVPLGWPIDLGVYCGMPVEDLEALDTGNFDIEISGDLVADSNGLTSVWNLPVTISGEVPDGTFAGPVDYMAFPLIVWAYEGRIVDLPTWWAEAANSEAPPALLEHGTWTGLASADNASSCRADTLVGPPNDPASHYDNERAGGQYELIAIVSDPSVTDNDHGDPYPFLVSDPVNVDLDSGVAPSPEFATPSDDCSGAEYAGRDLVAPGAPEDVRAVAARLLEAVTTCDERLVLALAGNSLVTAPPNENEDLSADETFALPESGGRIPYATIARLLTETQQVSSDRGTSRTWPRVAISLTNQAAWQEAVDAGAISAEQAVVDRAAGKYTGWQLTIDVQYYGEPPHWSAYFEGDAEWCTAPGADPGCA; encoded by the coding sequence ATGGCGCAGTGGGAGACGGAGCTCACGGAGCTGGCGACGCGACGTGGTGGGGCGCTGGTCGGGTACGCGTACTCGTTGTGCCGCAACAGGGCGCAGGCCGAGGACCTGGTGCAGGACGCGCTGGTCAAGGTCTACTCCCGCCTGCGCCGCCAGCCCGGGATGGTCGACGGCGAGCGGCAGGTCGTCGACCTGGATCAGCCTCGGCTGACGAACGCTGAGGCGTACGTCCGGCGTGCCATCCTGACGATCTATCTGGACGGTTACCGGCGGCAGGGTAGTTGGTCCGGTCTCCAACACCTATTGGCCGACGACGAGTGGTCACCTGGCGCGGACCGGGTCGCTACCGCGCGGGTCGATGTCGGGGTGGCTCTTGCTCAGCTTTCTCCGCGGCAGCGTGAGGCGGTGGTGCTGCGGTTCTTCGAGGACATGACGGTGCCGCAGATCGCGGTGGCTCTGGGGACCCGGCCGGGCACGATCAAGCGGTACCTGTCGAATGCGATCGACCTGTTGCGTAGCTCGCTCGCGGAGATCTCGGTGCCTGCCGTGGAGACGGACCTGGAGGGGCGGCTGGACACGATGGCGGGTGCGGTGCGTCGTCGTCGGGCGGCGAAGGTGGGTGCCGTGGCAGGCGTGTCGATGGTGCTGGCGATTGCACTCGTGTGGGGCGCGTTCGCGGTCCGGCCGTGGATCCGGTCGGAGCCACTGCCGGCGGACGACAGGATCGAGTACACGCCGGGATACGTGCCTCTCGGCTGGCCGATCGACCTCGGCGTCTATTGCGGTATGCCGGTCGAGGACCTGGAGGCATTGGACACCGGCAACTTCGACATCGAGATCAGCGGCGACCTGGTGGCAGACTCGAACGGGCTGACCTCGGTCTGGAACCTGCCGGTGACGATCTCCGGCGAGGTGCCGGACGGCACCTTCGCCGGACCTGTGGACTATATGGCCTTTCCGCTGATCGTCTGGGCTTACGAGGGCAGGATCGTCGACCTTCCGACGTGGTGGGCGGAGGCCGCCAACAGCGAGGCTCCCCCGGCGCTCCTCGAGCACGGTACCTGGACAGGGCTCGCGTCCGCAGACAACGCATCGTCCTGCCGTGCGGACACGCTGGTTGGTCCGCCGAACGATCCTGCCAGCCACTACGACAACGAACGTGCGGGAGGGCAATACGAGCTGATCGCGATTGTCAGCGACCCCTCCGTGACCGACAACGACCACGGGGACCCCTATCCCTTCCTGGTCAGTGACCCGGTGAACGTCGACCTGGACAGTGGCGTGGCACCTTCGCCGGAGTTCGCGACGCCGTCCGACGATTGCAGCGGAGCCGAGTACGCCGGGCGGGACCTCGTCGCGCCGGGCGCACCTGAGGACGTGCGAGCCGTGGCCGCACGGCTGCTGGAGGCGGTCACCACCTGCGACGAGCGGCTGGTCCTGGCGCTGGCCGGCAACAGTCTGGTGACGGCGCCGCCGAACGAGAACGAAGACCTGTCGGCCGACGAGACCTTTGCGCTCCCGGAGTCTGGTGGCCGCATCCCCTACGCGACGATCGCGCGGCTCCTGACGGAGACCCAGCAGGTCAGCTCGGACCGTGGCACGTCCAGGACGTGGCCCCGGGTGGCAATCTCCCTCACGAACCAGGCGGCATGGCAGGAAGCGGTAGATGCGGGGGCCATCAGTGCGGAGCAGGCAGTTGTCGATCGTGCTGCCGGGAAGTACACGGGGTGGCAGCTGACGATCGACGTCCAGTACTACGGGGAGCCACCGCACTGGTCCGCGTACTTCGAGGGCGACGCCGAGTGGTGCACCGCTCCCGGCGCTGATCCGGGCTGCGCCTAG
- a CDS encoding RNA polymerase sigma factor, with protein MAQWENELEELMARRSRALVGYAYTLTRDRAQAEDLVQDALVKVFSRLRRPRGMDDDGGQLDLDQDQPRLTNAEAYVRRTMLTIYLDRFRRQKNWTGIKHLLADEDRAPAAERVATAKVDVGVALAQLSPRQRESVVLRFFEDMTVPQIAQTLGTSPGTIKRHLSNAMELLRGSLAEITVPEMETSLEERLGAVSGSVRRRRAAKVGALGGATLVLAGLLAMAALWGPARLLSEPVLPAEQDVSTQNVGADFTPNQWLDQGEKYQCGMEVTDLTSTSDVIQLELTGDVEAGEYGLTAPVRITRDGAEGPALDGGYPRLVFAQNGQVVDLGSGWNEGGYVLPDPGESATDTVDADPTTACGNWTTGMVFETYLEARPAGTYDVYAVLPWTDFEGTDAMAVSEPVTMEVPELEVPAEEPLSADFRDGYQPEWLAGTTLACGAHASDIPGGPRAAWQLPGLEGTPSDDVAPDGVAWITLTEMDGEAISTTRTPFNLVWMSSTGRVVGLGHDVWSEPTEELQLEPRGDTRVVVPVEPDTTCLTNPEAGLPAGDYVLYAFAEIDPGSDGEPQYLAVEAGTRTIAQ; from the coding sequence ATGGCGCAGTGGGAGAACGAGCTCGAGGAGCTCATGGCGCGGCGCAGCCGCGCACTGGTGGGGTACGCGTACACGCTGACGCGGGATCGGGCGCAGGCCGAGGACCTGGTGCAGGACGCGCTGGTCAAGGTCTTCTCGCGCCTGCGGCGTCCGCGGGGGATGGACGACGACGGCGGTCAGCTCGACCTGGACCAGGATCAGCCGCGGCTGACGAACGCGGAGGCCTACGTGCGCCGGACGATGCTGACCATCTACCTGGACCGCTTCCGGCGGCAGAAGAACTGGACCGGCATCAAGCACCTGCTGGCCGACGAGGACCGCGCACCCGCGGCGGAGCGCGTCGCGACGGCCAAGGTCGACGTCGGTGTGGCGCTGGCCCAGCTTTCCCCGCGGCAGCGCGAGTCGGTGGTGCTGCGGTTCTTCGAGGACATGACGGTGCCGCAGATCGCGCAGACCCTCGGTACGAGCCCCGGCACCATCAAGCGGCACCTGTCCAACGCGATGGAGCTGCTGCGCGGATCGCTCGCGGAGATCACGGTGCCGGAGATGGAGACCTCGCTGGAGGAGCGGCTCGGTGCGGTGTCGGGTTCGGTGCGCCGCCGTCGTGCGGCCAAGGTCGGCGCCCTCGGTGGGGCCACGCTGGTCCTGGCGGGCCTGCTTGCGATGGCGGCCCTGTGGGGGCCGGCGCGGCTCCTGTCGGAGCCGGTGCTGCCGGCTGAGCAGGACGTGTCGACGCAGAACGTCGGCGCAGATTTTACGCCCAACCAGTGGCTCGACCAGGGCGAGAAGTACCAGTGCGGCATGGAGGTCACGGACCTGACGTCGACCTCTGACGTCATCCAGCTTGAGCTGACCGGTGACGTCGAGGCCGGGGAGTACGGCCTGACCGCACCCGTCCGGATCACCAGGGACGGCGCCGAGGGGCCGGCGCTCGACGGGGGATATCCCCGGCTGGTCTTCGCGCAGAACGGCCAGGTGGTCGACCTCGGCTCAGGCTGGAACGAGGGCGGATACGTGCTGCCCGATCCTGGCGAGTCCGCCACCGACACCGTGGACGCCGACCCGACCACGGCCTGCGGCAACTGGACGACCGGCATGGTCTTCGAGACCTACCTGGAGGCCCGCCCGGCGGGCACCTACGACGTGTACGCGGTGCTGCCCTGGACCGATTTCGAAGGCACCGACGCCATGGCCGTGAGCGAACCCGTCACCATGGAGGTCCCCGAGCTCGAGGTACCGGCGGAGGAGCCGCTGAGCGCCGACTTCCGCGACGGCTATCAGCCGGAGTGGCTGGCGGGCACGACCCTGGCCTGCGGCGCCCACGCGTCGGACATCCCGGGCGGCCCTCGCGCGGCGTGGCAGCTACCGGGCCTGGAGGGTACGCCGTCCGACGACGTCGCTCCCGACGGCGTGGCGTGGATCACGCTCACCGAGATGGACGGCGAGGCCATCAGCACGACGCGCACGCCGTTCAACCTGGTCTGGATGAGCAGCACGGGGCGGGTGGTCGGGTTGGGCCACGACGTCTGGTCCGAGCCAACCGAGGAGCTGCAGCTCGAACCGAGGGGCGACACCCGCGTCGTCGTGCCGGTCGAACCCGACACGACCTGCCTGACCAACCCCGAGGCCGGGCTCCCGGCCGGCGACTACGTGCTGTACGCGTTCGCGGAGATCGATCCCGGTTCGGACGGTGAGCCGCAGTACCTGGCCGTGGAGGCAGGAACCCGCACGATCGCTCAGTGA
- a CDS encoding sigma-70 family RNA polymerase sigma factor, giving the protein MSTRWDDELTELVTVRGRALVGYGYALTGDVRRAEDLVQDALVRVFRRFRRPEAAGTEGHTEFALNEGASHAGIEAYVRRTMLNLYLDETRRFALWRKAEPKIAVDDRVKAPASDITARADVTVALRGLSPRQRACVVLRFYDDLTVPQIAETLGISQGTIKRHLADGVRALRGVLVPEGGLL; this is encoded by the coding sequence ATGAGCACCCGCTGGGATGACGAGCTCACGGAGCTCGTGACGGTCCGAGGGCGCGCCCTCGTGGGATACGGATATGCGCTGACGGGTGACGTGCGCCGGGCGGAAGACCTGGTGCAGGACGCGCTGGTCCGCGTATTCCGGCGGTTCCGCCGACCTGAGGCCGCAGGCACTGAGGGCCACACCGAGTTCGCCCTGAACGAGGGCGCGAGCCACGCCGGCATCGAGGCGTACGTGCGGCGGACGATGCTCAACCTCTACCTCGACGAGACCCGACGCTTCGCGTTGTGGCGCAAGGCCGAGCCCAAGATTGCGGTGGACGACCGCGTGAAGGCCCCGGCGTCGGACATCACCGCCCGCGCCGATGTGACGGTCGCCCTGCGCGGCCTGAGCCCGCGCCAGCGCGCCTGCGTCGTGCTCCGCTTTTACGACGACCTGACCGTGCCCCAGATCGCCGAGACGCTCGGCATTTCGCAGGGCACCATCAAGCGACACCTGGCCGACGGGGTCCGCGCTCTGCGTGGGGTGCTCGTGCCGGAAGGAGGCCTCCTGTGA
- a CDS encoding sigma-70 family RNA polymerase sigma factor: MGWHEDLETLAAQRGSVLVGYAYTLCGDVRQAEDLVQEALVKYCSRLVRPGGRTGGRRGPAASGMHTVPLDGTDGGHTPVEFAEAYVRRTVLNLYLDGWRRKKRWAEIVPRVASDDRLRFPDSGITARADVVHALTRLMPRQRACVVLRYLEDMTIEQVANELGIAPGTVKRYLHDALRTLRDVLEPAGAAVMKGAPR; this comes from the coding sequence ATGGGCTGGCACGAAGACCTGGAGACGCTCGCCGCGCAGCGCGGCAGTGTGTTGGTCGGTTATGCGTACACGCTCTGTGGCGATGTCCGGCAGGCCGAGGACCTGGTGCAGGAAGCGCTCGTCAAGTACTGCTCCCGCCTGGTGCGACCCGGCGGGCGAACGGGAGGTCGGCGCGGTCCGGCGGCGTCGGGCATGCATACGGTCCCGCTCGATGGGACCGACGGCGGGCACACCCCCGTCGAGTTCGCGGAGGCGTATGTGCGGCGCACGGTGCTGAACCTGTACCTCGACGGATGGCGCCGCAAGAAGCGCTGGGCCGAGATCGTGCCGAGGGTCGCCTCGGACGACCGGCTGCGGTTCCCCGACTCGGGCATCACTGCCCGGGCGGACGTGGTGCATGCGCTCACCCGGCTCATGCCCCGGCAGCGGGCATGCGTGGTGCTGCGCTACCTGGAGGACATGACTATCGAGCAGGTGGCGAACGAGCTCGGCATCGCGCCGGGGACCGTCAAGCGCTACCTGCATGACGCGCTGCGCACTCTGCGCGATGTGCTCGAACCGGCCGGGGCGGCCGTGATGAAAGGAGCTCCCCGATGA
- a CDS encoding sigma-70 family RNA polymerase sigma factor — protein sequence MAVWENELDELMRVRGSALVRYAYMLSGDRALAEDLVQDALVKVYSRLRGLPSRGGKVGVAEGSRAHDLESPFTNAEGYVRRAILTIYLDGYRKRQRWTGIKHLLADDPSARGADLAASARVDVMAALAQLGARERACVVLRYFEDMTVPQIAESLGTAQGTVKRYLSDATKNLQEFLRPDDFRPAEGRAAR from the coding sequence ATGGCGGTATGGGAGAACGAGCTCGATGAGCTCATGCGGGTACGCGGGAGCGCGCTCGTCCGCTATGCCTACATGCTCTCCGGGGACCGCGCGCTCGCCGAGGACCTGGTCCAGGACGCGCTGGTGAAGGTCTACTCGCGCCTTCGTGGTTTACCGAGCAGGGGCGGCAAGGTGGGTGTCGCTGAGGGAAGCCGTGCGCACGACCTCGAGTCCCCGTTCACGAACGCGGAGGGCTACGTGCGGCGCGCGATCCTCACCATCTACCTGGACGGCTACCGCAAGCGGCAGCGCTGGACCGGGATCAAGCACCTCCTGGCCGACGACCCCAGCGCGCGCGGGGCCGACCTGGCCGCGTCGGCGCGCGTCGACGTGATGGCGGCGCTCGCGCAGCTCGGTGCCCGCGAACGGGCCTGCGTCGTCCTGCGCTACTTCGAGGACATGACGGTGCCGCAGATCGCCGAGTCCCTGGGCACCGCCCAGGGAACTGTCAAGCGGTACCTGTCTGATGCCACCAAGAACCTGCAGGAGTTCCTGCGCCCCGACGACTTCCGACCTGCCGAAGGGAGGGCCGCCCGATGA
- a CDS encoding helix-turn-helix domain-containing protein, producing MPTRVWQDEAVRAALADWDFGQVSRMVRQLVPLRQEDVAALTGLSQSYLSMLECGDRRLTDVSRVVQFLTGLGTPPDLVRLPLPGISPLPDAGTAARTGASGQASAVPEQVTPTAPDPVLPWTADRMLTALRLAHVADNTADWLPSDANGPVSATAMSDAAGTESPRPASGIALNSMIQRWDAEQAEPLRRATAGTRVSLELCGHLQGTLDELRVMDKGSGSGAVADLARAHLALVVRVLERSTYDEVTGRKLAAVAADTATQAGWFAFDAGRTDAARAYMLAGLRAAHAAADDRLGAGALSYLAIHGYSSGDPRDAVRAAEAGRRRISRLDAPHLAATLLTRQARGHAAAGEGEAARRALGEASDLCARGRGEDDPHWLYWMNEGEIHGQSGSAHLALGNTARAVESFGHAIQAERAGERRTHGLFLSRAAQAHARAGDLDAACSTGEEAVAIAETVQSARLREHLRDLSADLRRGGPTRRSGVGARVLTERIAALTS from the coding sequence GTGCCCACCCGGGTCTGGCAGGACGAAGCAGTCCGGGCCGCGCTCGCCGACTGGGATTTCGGACAGGTCAGCCGCATGGTGCGGCAGCTCGTCCCACTGCGGCAGGAGGACGTGGCGGCCCTCACCGGCCTGAGCCAGTCCTATCTGTCGATGCTGGAGTGCGGTGACCGCCGCCTCACCGACGTCTCACGCGTCGTCCAGTTCCTGACGGGCCTGGGCACGCCGCCGGACCTGGTGCGGCTCCCGCTCCCGGGAATCAGCCCCCTGCCCGACGCCGGTACAGCCGCGCGCACCGGTGCGTCCGGCCAGGCCAGCGCCGTGCCGGAGCAGGTGACGCCCACCGCGCCCGACCCGGTCCTGCCGTGGACGGCTGATCGTATGCTCACCGCGCTCCGCCTGGCGCACGTCGCGGACAACACCGCGGACTGGCTGCCCAGCGACGCCAACGGGCCAGTGTCGGCCACGGCGATGAGCGACGCGGCCGGGACTGAGTCGCCGCGTCCGGCGTCCGGCATCGCGCTGAACTCGATGATCCAGCGGTGGGACGCCGAACAGGCCGAGCCCCTGCGTCGTGCCACGGCCGGCACTCGGGTATCCCTCGAGCTGTGCGGGCACCTGCAGGGCACGCTGGACGAGCTGCGGGTCATGGACAAGGGCTCAGGCAGCGGGGCGGTGGCCGACCTGGCCCGCGCCCACCTCGCCCTCGTGGTCCGGGTTCTGGAGCGCAGCACGTACGACGAGGTCACGGGCCGCAAGCTCGCCGCCGTCGCCGCGGACACCGCCACCCAGGCGGGCTGGTTCGCGTTCGACGCCGGACGGACGGACGCGGCCCGCGCCTACATGCTCGCCGGCCTGCGGGCCGCGCACGCCGCGGCCGACGACAGGCTCGGGGCTGGCGCCCTGTCCTACCTCGCGATCCACGGCTACTCCAGCGGCGACCCGCGCGACGCTGTCCGCGCCGCGGAAGCGGGGCGGCGTCGGATCTCCCGCCTCGACGCACCGCACCTCGCGGCGACGCTGCTCACCCGGCAGGCTCGCGGCCATGCGGCGGCCGGTGAGGGCGAGGCAGCGCGCCGTGCCCTCGGTGAGGCCTCGGACCTGTGCGCCCGCGGCCGCGGCGAGGACGACCCGCACTGGCTGTACTGGATGAACGAGGGCGAGATCCACGGGCAGTCCGGGTCGGCGCACCTCGCGCTCGGCAACACGGCGCGCGCCGTGGAGAGCTTCGGCCACGCGATCCAGGCCGAACGGGCGGGCGAGCGTCGCACGCACGGGCTGTTCCTGAGCCGGGCGGCCCAGGCGCACGCCAGGGCGGGCGACCTCGACGCCGCCTGCTCGACCGGCGAGGAAGCGGTAGCCATCGCGGAGACCGTGCAGTCGGCGCGGCTGCGCGAGCACCTGCGCGACCTGTCGGCGGACCTCCGTCGAGGCGGACCGACAAGACGGTCCGGGGTCGGCGCGCGGGTGCTGACCGAGCGGATCGCGGCCCTGACGTCGTGA